Below is a genomic region from Vibrio cortegadensis.
TTTCTACCGTATTAATGAGCCAACCTTGATTGAACAATTGCGCCATTCTAGTTTGGCGGAATGCGCCAAGCAGTCCAGCACAAAAGCGCCAAGCAGTGGTGGCGGAATCAGCCAAACTAAAACAGAGACTACACATAGACTACCAGAGACTACTACAAATAAACTGTGTGGTTTAGAGGTTGCCTTTGAACCTATCTGGAAAATATATCCGACCAAAAAAGGTAAAAAACAAGCGTTAGCGAAATTCAAATCCATCGTGAAGGGACGAACGGAAACCACTGAACAATTTTCAGCGATGCTTCTTGCTGATATCACTGAACGAATTAATCGCTGCCAATTCGGTTTCGACAAACTGCACCTAACGACTTACTTGAACCAAGAACGCTGGAATGACGAACATGAAAACAATCAATCAAACCACGCTAAGCCAAGCCTTCAGCCAAATCGATACGAACAACACAACGCAGATTTGCTCGCACGATACGGTCACACTGCCGCACCAAGTGGGCAATCAGGTGATCCAGTTGAGCGTGGAGGATTGGGTTCAAATCAAGTTTGTGGAAGCCTACGGGGCGAAGTGGCCGCACAAGGAACTACCATCGACTTGGATTCAAGCGATTACCACAATGTCGGCCAGTGAGATTCACCGAGCAGTAGGTCAAGCGTTGTTGGAGGGGGATGCATGGCCTCCAAGCTTGCCAGAGTTTGTATCGATGGGACGCGAAGAACTGGTCGATGTGGATGAAGCGTTTACCAGAATGATCCGAGGTAAGCCGCAAGGTGATATCGAGTACTGGACAGCGCAAGAGGTTGGTTTTTTATGTCGAAGTTATTTGAGTGAGCGCGATGCAAGAACCAAGCATCGCAAGGCGTTGAAGAAGTACGCCCAAAAAGCCAAAGCGGGTTCGTTACCTGCGAGAAATACCAAGCGTTTGCAAGACAGATCAAACGTGAAACCAATTAGTGATATTCAAAGACCAAGACCAGAGCAATTTGAACAAAGCTCTGTGTTCGCAAGGGTAGCAACAATGGGAGCAAGGGCGTAATGCGAATAGAAAAACTGCTGGCGAAATTCAATGTTAAAGGGATCAACTATGAACCGTCACTTGGTGGCAAGGCGTTGCTGTCGTTGGACGAGCAGCTCGCCCTTGTCGGTTTAGCCTGGAAAGATTCGCCAGTGGGTTTTCTGGTGCTGTTCGTTGAAATCCTGCATGACAAACCCGCCTTGCATAATTTGTACAAAGCAACTTTGGTTGAAGCCAACACGCTAATGGAAAAGTGGCGCGGCCCATACCCAGAAAAGGCGCTAGAAGCTTTGGTTGCCACAGCTATCGCAGAAACGACTCAACAGTTCGGCCAAGTCTGCCCCGAGTGTAATGGCAGCGGTAAATACATTGCCAAGAACCGAGCAAGAAGAACCTGCCCATGCTGCGACGGTGGCCGTATTGGTTGGACCCAAGAAACCCGCTTCGCTTACTTCTGCCAAACCTTACCCGTTACTTTCTCACGTTTTAAGAAGTACGAATCGATTTTAGGCAAGTTGGTTAAGTGGTTAGCGGATAAACGCAATGGAGCTGCGTTGGCGTTGCAGGGGCGGTTTGAGAAAGAAGAGAGTATGGCAAAAGTATTAGAGGCTGAGGTGTAGCTCGAAAGGGCGGCTCAAGGTGGTAGTGAGTAACAGAGGTTATGTGGTGTGATGTTGGAGTAGGTTGTCTTGATCCTTCGGCCTACATCAACACTGCGCTTGTTGATTTACGGATGCCCCCGTTTGAGGGCTGAAGTAGTAGATAGCTTTTAAATTAAGATCGAATATGGCACTTACGACTTCAAAAATATCCCTTTATGCGTCAGATTTTTATTTATTAACATGTTGTTAATACGTGATCTTCTTAACAATATCCATCCATATAATAATGTTCGTTGTGAATCCCCGTGATGTTTTGTAGGAGTTTTATTCCCTAAGCTTGCAACTTTTCCCGGCTATCTGTGAGTGTAATGCGCCAGTGCTTGAGTATTAGTGAGGATATAAATTTTGATGTATATCATTTAAGTGGTTATAAAATGGGTTCATAGTAGGCAATTATGCGGTAAGTTTCCGTCTAGATGGTGTTAGTCATTAGAGGATGTATGAATTCCAGAATTATTCGAATAGGATTAGCAATAATAGCTGCCTTAATATTTACACTGCCAATTTATTGGTTGATTGAAGTTACACATATAGTAATTGCGTGGATTGTCATTTGGTGTATTTCATTTGGTTTAGTTGTTGATACCTCAAACTTGTTGGTGAGGGGGTTTTTATTTCTAATTATATCGGTAGCTCTTGGTATGATAGGGGTTGGATATGCGAAAGCTACATCTTCAGATTGGCTATGGGCTATTGAGTATTTATCTCAAGTAATGATTTTAGTTGGTTCTGGTGTTGGTGCTAATTTTATAGCTCATCATTTTATTAACCGTAGAAAAAATGTCTAACAACAATGCATTTAAGACGGATTCCCAACGCATGGCGTTTTCGGCTTACTTCGGTTTAAGTGTTTATGTCACAATGGTTTAGGCTGGGTGGTTAGCGTTGCTCACCACTTAATGCGGCGTTATGAAGCAAGAGGTATAGTGTGGATATTGACAATGAAAAACAGATCGACAGACAGATTACATACATAGAGAAACATGTAGTACCTTGGCAGATCGCTCACCTTCAAATGCGGAGTCAAGGTCTTCAGATATTTATTGCAATTCAAGCAGCAATTCTTTTCTCTTACGCGAAATTGGGTTCTTGGGGATTTATTGTGCTTGGCTTGATATGTGTGTATGCGTTATATCGATGGGACACAAGAAACAGGTTTGTAATTAGTGAGTTACATCGATTAGGTGTTGAATATGCAGACAAAGCTGTATTTGGAATTTCGACTCAAGGAAAAGCGAAGAACGGACTACACTTTCAAGGTCAAAAAACGCTTGAGCATAGCAATAATTTGAAGAATTTATTTGGTTCCAGTCATACAGCTACTGTTAGATTTGTATGCCTGTCTATAGGCTTTATGTGGCTCATACTGATTTTTGTGCCAATGCATTCTTACGGCAACACATAATATTCCTTAGATTTGTTTTATAACCAATTGTTAAAAACGATTCGCAATACGTGGCATTTTTACTATGCGTTGGTTTAAGTCATTAAGGTGGTATTCGGCAACTTCGGTATTGAGTTGCTTACCCCTTAACAGGGCGTTGATATTCATTCGGAGGAAAATAGTATGTCTTTAGATGTGGCATATTCTATTGAAATAGATGATTTTATAGATCCAGATAAGGCGTACGAGTTATATTGGTCGGGAATGCTCGAAGACAAAAGAGCGTTTTTGTGTCCGGGGACAAATTGTTCAGCAAGTGTTACCTGTGCAAACCTTGATAAAGACACTAACTCACTAAAGGTAGTGCCTCACTTTCGAGTTTTTGGTTCTCATTCCAAAGGATGTGAAGTCTCTAGAAATGTACCTCTGAAGTTAAAGTACGCTGAGCCAACAACGCAAACTGCAACTCATAAAACGCTAGATACTTCAGTCGTAGACACATTTTTAGAGAAAAGACCTGAATCGTATTACGATCATTATAAGAACAATAGCCGTGCCAAAAACGCTAAAGTACGAGTGGTTAATGTACTGAAATCTAAAGCCGATAGACAACTGAAAGAAATTGGTGTTATTAGCAGTATTTATTCGGTAAGAACCGTTGTCAGCAGGTATGCTAGGTACAAAAAGGATGGAACGGTAGAACTACGCAGGTTAAATATTGCGGGTAAAGATAAATCTTACACAAGTCTGTTTAGTAAAATTGAAAATCAGATTGTTTCTGACTTGCCACAAATGCCTTCTATTTACTACGGTTGGGCATTCATCAATAGATTGCCATCAGGTCATGGTTATCAGATAAAGTTTAAGAAAAAGCTAAAAGCTAATGGTAGCGATAAAGAATTCACCACCACAGTTATGATTGGTGATCGTCTAATTGAACGATACAAGATGAAAAAGTTGGTAGCAAAAAGAATTGAAAAAATTTACAAGTCTCCAAGTCCAACAGCTTATGTTTTTATCTATGGCATGCCAAGAATTAACGATCGAAATGACAGATATGCAAACATTGATATTACGAATTTAGATATGATCGATATCTGTGTTGAAGATCCTTGGGCAAAATGATTCATACAAACGGTTTAAGAGTGATTCGCAATGCGTGGCATTTTTACTATGCGTTGATTAAAGTGGTATGCGGCTCTATATTACGTTGCATAACCTTCACAGGGCTAAATAACGACGGTTTTGTGGAAATTATTGGTAGTATTGATACGAGCAAGTTGTTTGTCGTAAATGAGATAAAAATATGGAAAAAGAAACTATTGAAAATGCGATTCGTGGTTGTGATTATGAACTGTTGCTTGACTGGGTTCAAAGTGTTTATAATGAAACATTATCATTAGACGATACCGATCGTCTTGGTGCTCTTGGAGTAAATGTCTATTTAAAAAATTTACACCAAAATGAAGAGCAGAGAGCAGAAAAAAGAACCGTTAGAGATAAGTTTAAGAAGTATAAAATTCTTAAAAACAAGGCGTTAGGGGTTTTTGAGGATATAAAATTACTAAGTGATAATTATAAAGCAATAATCAAAAGCAATATTCATAAAAGCCTGATAAATGATGATGAAACTCATCTTTGCCATTCTATTGATGATGTTCATGTTTTATTATCGAATATTATAAATAATAAAAATGACATTAGCGTTAGTGATATTCAGTTATTGATTGATAAAACAAAGCAGGTTGTCGGTGATTATGATCAAATAACAGAAGTTCTCACTGTCAATGAAGGCAAAAGAGAATTAGATTCACTACAGAAGATGTTGCAGGATATATCAGGAACTAGACCTCATATATACCCCGGAGAAGGTTACGCTCTTTTCTTAATAATAAAATCTTTTGATGAATGGAATCAACATTTAAATAAATTAAATACCCTTGCGGGTGAATTTAGTGCACTTGGTAAATTTAAAGTTGACAAGAGACTCTCACGCTGTTTTGATTCTTCTATAGAAAGTGAAGTACTTTATTTTTTTAGCAAGGTAGAAGTTGTTAATAGTAATCCCTAGGCTCATTAACCTTGTGTTTTAGTTCACGTTGAGTGTTTGTTTTCGGTGGTATGGTTTAATGTTGTTAAAACTGTTTGTCCTATAACGTGATAGAAATACTTATAAGTGCTTGATGTTTTTCTTCTAATGGAGCATGATAGCCACATTAGAAAACCTCGCCTACTCGGCGGGGTTTTTTCGTTTCTACCGTTTATAACTGACAAAGCACCCCTTCACACTGTGAAAGTCGGGTGCTTTTTTGTGGGAGTCATATGCAAGATAAACTCAGTTCATTCTCTTCATATCTCACTAGCGGCTTACTGGCACTTACAGGGGCATTCAGTATTCAAGATTGGGCTGCTGTTATTGGCGTGGTGATGGTGTTTGTCACTTACTTCACCAATCGCAGCATCAAACTCAAATTGCTTGATGAAGTTCGTAAGCAAAGAATGTCGGAAGAGCTATATGAAAAGATTAATCAGTAAAACCATCTGTTCTGTTGCTGCCATTCTTTCCATCGTGTTTAACGTTGCACCCGATATGCAAACCAGCCGACAAGGTTTAGCGCATATCGCGAATCTTGAAGGGTGCAGAACCGAAGCGTATCAATGCAGCGCGAACGTATGGACTTACGGCCTTGGTCATACTCAAGGCGTAAGCCAAGGTGATGTGGCCACCAATGAGCAAATTGCCCGTAATTTCATTGCTGATGTTCATTCAGCTGAAAATATGGTGAACAAAAAACTACTCACTTCCGTCACTCAATCTCAATTCGATGTTCTTGTCAGCTTTGTGTTTAACCTTGGCGCAGGAAACTTCCAAAGCTCCACCATGCTTAAGCTGTTCAATCAAAACCAACCACTCAAAGCTTGCTTGGAGTTTTCGCGTTGGGTCTATGTTAACGGAAAAGATTGCCGCAGCCCTGATAGCCAATGTTCAGGGATAGTAAAACGCCGTGAGATAGAGCTAAATGCTTGCTTAAATGGGTGGTGATTCATGAACCTTTCTATCCGGAACGTGCTGTTGATGGGCTCGGTTACTTTACTCATTGCTTGTTTGCTTTCCATCGTTTACTTACTTGAGGTGTTAGACACACAGGCCAAGCATTACGGTGAACTGCAAAGCCGCTATCAAACGTCTCTCAGTAAAAACCTATCACTGGCCACTACGGTTAACACTATGAAGTTAGAAGCGAGGGCGGCGCAGCTTGCGGCTGATGAGTTGTTACAAGCGAAAGCACAACGAAGTGCGGCGACTATTCAAACCGTGACAAAAATCAAAGAGGTTCTAATCTATGAAACCTGTGTTGATGTGCCTATTCCTCATGCATCTGAGTGGTTGTACTACCACTGAGGTGATCGCTGAATATCAAGACCGATTGGTTCTTCCTCCTGCGGTTTACCTTACTTCTTGCCAACAGCCTTTTACTGCTCCACCACAAACTTATGGTGAAGCGGTTGAACGCGATCCTATTTGGTTAGAAGCCTGGCGCAATTGCACTGACCAAATTGAGCATTTGCGTGGTTTTTATGGCTACGAGGATGCGCAACCGAATACGGGCAAGTAACGCTTACTACTTGGGTGGTCGTCCACTGTTATCAGTTATTGCCCGTTCCTCATTCCTTACTAGGGTGTGCAAGCGTCGGTTCCTCGCTGTCTCACTTGTTAGCCGTGATCATGTTCAGCTCGCTGCTGAAACTCCTTACATGTTAGCGCAAGTGATGATTCAAAAAGGAACAAGCAAAGTTTGAGAGAACTTCATTAATGGCAACGTCGACCTAATGCGAAGAAGGGCGTGACACTCGGAGAGACGAGACTCATTCAAGAGGGCTTTCAATGAACAATGAAAAACGCCTCTGGAACAAATCAGAGCTAGAGGCATTCGGCTATCACCGTTCCACTATTGCTAAAAAATTAAAGAACGCTGGTATAGATGCCACGGCTTATCACGGTCAAACCCCGCTCTATGATGTTATTCAAGCGGCACCTTATCTTACTCAAGCACCGGTTAAAGAATCAGACGCGCCCGATCTTATGGGCTTCAAAACGGCGGCTGAATTACGGGCATACCTGCAGGCGCAAGGTGAAAAGCATAAGCTAAAACAAGATGTTGGCGACAGTGTAGAGAAAACCGATTATGAAGAGCAGATTGCTATCTGCATTTCAGCGATTAAAGATTTCAAAGAGAAAGTGATCAATCGGATTGAATCCACCATTCCTACCGCCACGCCTGAGCACCTTGAAGACTTAGAGCGGTTACTGAATTTTGACTTAAAGGCGGTCGCTGATGAGCTTGAAAGAGTTTGATCCTCGGCTTGGTGTTGAATACGCCAACGCCGCGCAAATAAGACGAGATTTAGCCTACCTTTGCAGGCCTGCTGATAAAACACCGGTGGATGCCGCTGATGAAGGTTTATGGATTTCAGACGGAACAGACGTCACTAAGTTTTTATCTAGCCAAGTTCCTTACATGCGAAAGCCGCTTAATTGTTTGGCAAGGCGCGTGTATGAAGCGGTGATTGTGGTTGGCCCTGCACGTTCTGGGAAAACCAAGGCACTGGTTGAAGGGTGGATAAACTACGCATTAACGCAAGCGCCTGGTGACATGCTTTTAATCTATTCAACGAAAACAAAAGCAGAGGACATGTCCAAGGTGGATTTGTCTCGCTGTTTCTCTGCCACACCTGATATCGCGAAATTAAAAACAGGTCGTAAGTCAGACGACAATATCACCTTCAAATATTTCAAAAATGGCATGAACTTGAAACTGGATTCAGCAACAGAAACCAGTTTATCTGCTTCGACTTACCGTTATGCAGGCTGTACCGATTTTGATCGTGCTGATGATGGCGTAGGCCAAGAGGGGAGTAAGTTTGAGTTAATGCTCATGCGTACTCAGAACGCAAAATCTTCTGGCATGGTAATGGCCGAAAGCTCACCAGGTCGTATTGTTCGTCAACCTAAAGCCGCTGAAGAACTCACGCCGCATGAGGCTCAGCCCTGTGGTGGTATTTCTGAATTATATAATCAAGGGGATAGGCACCGTTTTTACTGGTTATGTGAAGATTGTGGCGCGTATTTCAGACCCGAATTTGAATCGCTGAAATGGGTAGAACATGAAGATCCTATGGAAGCATCAAAAAGTGCTTGGGTAGAGTGCCCACGATGCACTCATAGAGTTCAAGAAGTCGAAAAACAAGCGAAGAACTTACAAGGTGATTTTTTCAGAGAAGGTGAAATAGATAAGTACGGCCAGCTCGTAACCGATGAATCGCTCATCAGAAAATCCAAATGGGCAACGTTCTGGTTTGAAGGTCCCATTGCGGCTTATGCCAGTTGGCAAAACTTGGTGTATCGCTACCTTAATGCTCAGTCTATTTATGATGAAAGTGGTGATGAAAACGCCCTTATCTCATTCATTAATACCCGTATGGGCCGTTCTTACATTCTTCAAAATGAAAGCAATGATATTGGCGCTCATGAGCTGATGCTAAAAGCCGTGGATTACCCAAGGGCTGAGATTCCAATGGGTGGTCGATTCCTGATCATGAGTATCGATGTTCAAGGCGGGAAAAAGAACGCTCGCTTTGTTGTCCAGGCTCAAGTGTTTGGTGAAGGGCTGCAACGTTGGGTGATTGACCGTTTTGAAATACTGGTTAACCCCAACCGAAATAATGACCGGCTTAATCCTGCGGTGTATGCAGAAGATTGGGATTTATTGATTGATCAGGTAATGAAGAAAACATACTCGTTGGCTGACGGCTCAGGCCGAGTGATGAAGCCTGTGCTGACGCTGTGTGATTCAGGCGGAAGCGCGGGAGAAAAAGACGGTAAGAAAACTTCTGTGACCGATCAGGCTTACCAGTTTTACAACAGTTTAAAACCAAAAGGACTGTCTCATTTGTTCCGTTTGGTTAAAGGGGCCAGTCGAGACATTGACTCCTTGGTTAAACAGAGTCATCCAGATAAACGCAGTAAGTTAGCTCATGGTGAAATTCCGCTTCTTTTGCTGCATACCAACCGTTTAAAGAACCGAGTCGCGGCCAGTTATTCACGCTTAGAGTTTGGATCTCGTTACTTTCATTTACCCAAGTGGGCAGAGCGTGATTGGTATGAAGAGCTCACGGCTGAATACATTAATGATAAAGGCGATTGGGAGTGTCCTGCTAATACGTCAAATGAAACATTGGATTTGTGTTCATACGCAGAAGCAGGGATGCATTACCTCGACGGTGATGACATCAACTGGGACAAACCACCGCTATGGGCAGCAGATTGGCAGATTAACCCCAATGTCATTGATGCTGATGTGAAACCAGAATTCGAACGTAAACCTAAACGTCGATATAACCATTCAAAAGGCATTTTCGGATGATAACGATACCTACAAACCGTGAGCGCCTTGCGTGGTACATAGACGCTGAGCGCAAGATCTTAATGCAACAAGAAGTGACGACGGCAGAAGGTGAAAAGCTAACACTAGCGAGTCTTTCTACTGTTCGCAAAGAGATAGAGCGTTTGCAAAGGCTGATTAGCATAGGAAGCCGCTCAATAATTAGGAGGGTGAGGCTTGAATAATCCGCTGAATTTCTTCGATAGAATTGTGGCGACGGTGAGCCCTAGTAATGGCATTAAGCGTTTGCATGATCGCATGTTGCTGAATCGATATAACGCAGCAATGCCAAAAGAGCCGAGAACAAAACGTAAGAACCACTTCTCTAAACAAACCCCAAATCAACTCAATCAAGGTGCTAAAGCGCT
It encodes:
- a CDS encoding phage holin family protein; protein product: MQDKLSSFSSYLTSGLLALTGAFSIQDWAAVIGVVMVFVTYFTNRSIKLKLLDEVRKQRMSEELYEKINQ
- a CDS encoding lysozyme, producing the protein MKRLISKTICSVAAILSIVFNVAPDMQTSRQGLAHIANLEGCRTEAYQCSANVWTYGLGHTQGVSQGDVATNEQIARNFIADVHSAENMVNKKLLTSVTQSQFDVLVSFVFNLGAGNFQSSTMLKLFNQNQPLKACLEFSRWVYVNGKDCRSPDSQCSGIVKRREIELNACLNGW
- the lysC gene encoding Rz1-like lysis system protein LysC — protein: MHLSGCTTTEVIAEYQDRLVLPPAVYLTSCQQPFTAPPQTYGEAVERDPIWLEAWRNCTDQIEHLRGFYGYEDAQPNTGK
- a CDS encoding phage terminase large subunit family protein; translated protein: MSLKEFDPRLGVEYANAAQIRRDLAYLCRPADKTPVDAADEGLWISDGTDVTKFLSSQVPYMRKPLNCLARRVYEAVIVVGPARSGKTKALVEGWINYALTQAPGDMLLIYSTKTKAEDMSKVDLSRCFSATPDIAKLKTGRKSDDNITFKYFKNGMNLKLDSATETSLSASTYRYAGCTDFDRADDGVGQEGSKFELMLMRTQNAKSSGMVMAESSPGRIVRQPKAAEELTPHEAQPCGGISELYNQGDRHRFYWLCEDCGAYFRPEFESLKWVEHEDPMEASKSAWVECPRCTHRVQEVEKQAKNLQGDFFREGEIDKYGQLVTDESLIRKSKWATFWFEGPIAAYASWQNLVYRYLNAQSIYDESGDENALISFINTRMGRSYILQNESNDIGAHELMLKAVDYPRAEIPMGGRFLIMSIDVQGGKKNARFVVQAQVFGEGLQRWVIDRFEILVNPNRNNDRLNPAVYAEDWDLLIDQVMKKTYSLADGSGRVMKPVLTLCDSGGSAGEKDGKKTSVTDQAYQFYNSLKPKGLSHLFRLVKGASRDIDSLVKQSHPDKRSKLAHGEIPLLLLHTNRLKNRVAASYSRLEFGSRYFHLPKWAERDWYEELTAEYINDKGDWECPANTSNETLDLCSYAEAGMHYLDGDDINWDKPPLWAADWQINPNVIDADVKPEFERKPKRRYNHSKGIFG